One Ovis aries strain OAR_USU_Benz2616 breed Rambouillet chromosome 4, ARS-UI_Ramb_v3.0, whole genome shotgun sequence DNA window includes the following coding sequences:
- the TPK1 gene encoding thiamin pyrophosphokinase 1 isoform X1, whose translation MARVNVDIIGISELKWTGMGEFNSDVHYIYCCGQESLRRNGVAIMVNRRVRNAVLGCSLKNDRMISVRLQGKPFNITVIQVCAPTSNAEEAEGEWFYEDLQDLLELTPKKDVLFIIGDWNAKVGSEETPGVTGKFDLGMWNEAGQRLIEFCQETALVIANTLFQQHKRRLYTWTSPDGQHQNQIDYILCSQRWRSSIQSTKTRPGADHGSDHELLITKFSLKLKKVGKTARPFRYDLNQIPYDYTVEVRNRFKGLDLIDRMPDELWNGVRDIVEETGIKTIPMEKKCKKAKWLSGEALQIAVKRRQAKSQGEKPRYKHLIAEFQRIARRDKKAFLSDQSKK comes from the coding sequence atggcaagagtgaatgttgacattataggaatcagtgaactaaaatggactggaatgggtgaatttaactcagatgtccattatatctactgctgcggtcaggaatccctcagaagaaatggagtagccatcatggtcaacagaagagtccgaaatgcagtacttggatgcagtctcaaaaacgacagaatgatctctgttcgtcttcaaggcaaaccattcaatatcacagttatccaagtctgtgccccaaccagtaatgctgaagaagctgaaggtgaatggttctatgaagacctacaagaccttttagaactaacacccaaaaaagatgtccttttcattataggggactggaatgcaaaagtaggaagtgaagaaacacctggagtaacaggcaaatttgaccttggaatgtggaatgaagcagggcaaagactaatagagttttgccaagagactgcactggtcatagcaaacaccctcttccaacaacacaagagaagactctacacatggacatcaccagatggtcaacaccaaaatcagattgattatattctttgcagccaaagatggagaagctctatacagtcaacaaaaacaagaccaggagctgaccatggctcagatcatgaactccttattaccaaattcagtctcaaattgaagaaagtagggaaaaccgccagaccattcaggtatgacctcaaccagatcccttatgattatacagtggaagtgagaaatagatttaagggcctagatctgatagatagaatgcctgatgaactatggaatggggttcgtgacattgtagaggagacagggatcaagaccatccccatggaaaagaaatgcaaaaaagcaaaatggctgtctggggaggccttgcaaatagctgtgaaaagaagacaggcaaaaagccaaggagaaaagccaagatataagcatctgattgcagagttccaaagaatagcaagaagagataagaaagccttcctcagcgatcaatcaaagaaatag